Proteins encoded together in one Cicer arietinum cultivar CDC Frontier isolate Library 1 chromosome 4, Cicar.CDCFrontier_v2.0, whole genome shotgun sequence window:
- the LOC101501480 gene encoding protein VAPYRIN-LIKE-like: MDRLVKAEPNEVELHFQKNQKCSSSFKLTNLMHTMSVAVSLTTTNPTIFSINKPLSVIPPLSSASYIIHLSNPNINQPPLSNPADVITVRTSMLPTGKANTDDLRRLFNKPGPHVFRDAVITVALVGPVVAEFLISNRSSINETRSFFTKAISACEKSHLSNLLKPAIESGESDYVAALIAAGGNANFKDSNGKSFIPFAIRAGKLDILKLLVASGCRINDSVDFVLHEAANLNRIDIVKFLLEFFRDELDVNSVNTEMRTAIHVAAMEGHVSVIEFYVSIGGNPNAVDSQRLTPLHCAASRGHLKAVEFLLEISDVKYARDINGKTAFEVAEESGHTRLFDLLRYGDTLLRAARVDDVHTMKRCLGEGVEVNRKDQNGWTPLHWASFKGRIKSVKVLLEHGAEVDTVDDAGYTPLHCAAEAGHLQVALLLISHGASHKSLKTFQHASPLQLGSFHKHVSLHHYKKSESIIA, translated from the coding sequence ATGGATAGGTTGGTGAAAGCAGAACCCAATGAAGTTGAACTTCACTTCCAGAAGAACCAAAAGTGCAGTTCCTCGTTTAAGCTCACAAACCTCATGCACACCATGTCTGTTGCAGTTTCCCTAACAACAACAAACCCAACTATTTTTTCAATCAACAAACCCTTATCCGTAATTCCACCACTCTCTTCTGCATCTTACATCATTCATCTCTCAAACCCTAACATTAATCAACCACCTCTCTCCAACCCTGCTGACGTCATCACCGTCCGAACTTCTATGCTACCTACCGGTAAGGCCAACACAGACGATCTCCGCCGTCTCTTTAACAAACCTGGTCCCCACGTTTTCCGTGATGCCGTTATAACCGTCGCCTTAGTGGGTCCCGTCGTCGCTGAGTTTCTCATCTCAAATCGCTCCTCCATCAATGAAACTCGTAGCTTCTTCACGAAAGCCATATCCGCTTGTGAGAAATCGCATCTCTCGAATTTGCTGAAACCCGCCATTGAAAGCGGTGAATCGGATTACGTCGCTGCTCTGATCGCCGCCGGTGGAAACGCGAATTTCAAGGACTCAAACGGTAAATCCTTCATTCCGTTCGCAATCAGAGCCGGGAAACTCGATATTCTGAAGCTTCTTGTAGCTTCCGGTTGCAGAATCAACGACTCGGTAGATTTTGTTCTGCACGAAGCCGCAAATTTGAATCGAATCGATATTGTGAAGTTTTTGTTGGAGTTTTTCAGAGACGAATTGGATGTGAATTCTGTGAACACCGAAATGAGAACAGCGATTCACGTGGCGGCGATGGAAGGTCacgtgagtgtgattgaattttACGTTTCGATTGGTGGAAACCCTAACGCGGTAGATTCTCAAAGGCTGACCCCGCTTCACTGCGCGGCGTCGAGAGGTCACTTGAAGGCGGTGGAGTTTTTATTGGAAATCTCCGACGTGAAATACGCGAGAGACATAAACGGGAAGACAGCGTTTGAAGTTGCGGAGGAGAGTGGACACACGCGGTTGTTTGATTTACTACGTTACGGCGACACGCTTCTACGCGCGGCGAGGGTGGACGATGTACACACAATGAAGAGGTGTTTAGGGGAAGGAGTGGAGGTGAATAGAAAAGATCAGAACGGGTGGACCCCACTTCATTGGGCTTCATTCAAGGGTCGAATAAAGAGTGTTAAGGTATTGTTGGAACACGGTGCTGAGGTTGATACTGTTGATGATGCTGGTTACACTCCTTTGCATTGTGCTGCTGAAGCAGGACATTTGCAAGTTGCTTTGTTATTGATTTCTCATGGTGCTTCTCATAAGAGTCTCAAGACATTTCAACATGCTTCCCCTCTTCAATTGGGTTCTTTCCACAAACATGTATCTCttcatcattataaaaaatCTGAGTCCATTATTGCTTAA